The nucleotide window catctatgcaaatttcctgttttattttgtaaataatatttattatttatttttgtttaggTTTTGTGTTGCAAGATAATGCTCAATGGGTTTGATGGGTTATTATTTGAAAATCAAATTTTAATCGGAATTGGGTTTGTTTAAATTACTATTGAGAAACATTTTATTAAGCCCAAAATGCCGAAAATATTTTGCAAAGCCCAAGTCCATGAGGCTTAAGCCCAACAGACTTGGGCCCATGAGAAACAGTGGTCATATAAAAGGCTGATTACGAGTCATAACCTCATTATTCACTCGCAATCTTCTCTGAATTCTCTCTCAACAATTCCGGCCGCAATCAGATTCCGACTCaaatcccggttgcgactcgcaatcaagTTAGATCATCAACAGGTAAATGTGACGTCATTCTTCAAGATTTTGCAGGATTGTTGAAGATTCCGGCGAATCTATGAAAttccgatgaagatttgatgTTTCCGATGAATTTTCCGATGACATGttgaagtttccgatgaagtTTCCAGTCGCAATCAAGAACAACAGGACTCGAAACCaatgattacgactcgcaacctcgagattgcgactcatggttgcgactcattttggcctgttgcgactcatggttgcgactcgcaatctcatggttgcgactcagttatcctggttgcgactcatggtttcgactcgaaaccttgggttgcgactcatggttacgagtgaacagtaacagtgtttgtttttacttttgatttttatcaCTGTTAAATCTGGTAACTTATATGTTGTTTGTGATGTGCAGAAAATGGACCTAAAGTTTATTGCTTCTCACAATCAAGTTGCGTATTTAGCACCTCCACCTGTAAAGCACAAGCAGTTGTACACGTCTTTGATTAAAGGCTTAAATACTTGCCGTATTGTTCACGCTCTTCGAGACAATCCGGTTGTGTATGAAAGTCTTATACGAGATTTCTGGAAGACTGCAAAGGTGGAAATTATTGAAGGAAAGGGAGCGATAGCTGCTGAGATCGACGGAACGAAGATTATTGTGACAGAGCAGGTTATCAGGGAAGTGTTGCAGTTTAATGATCAAGAAACGGATCCAATCGAGCTTGCTGCTGGAGCGATTGAAGCTATCTTGCCACGTCTAAGCTATGAAGGAAGATTTCCTCCCCTGATCAAAAAGTTTGTTCATCCATACTGGCGTTTGTTATTGCACATGTTCCTATTGTGCATGACAGAGAACCGAGGGggaattgatcaactaaactcaaCGCAGACGGCTGCATTGATTTGCGTGATTACAAATGAGCCGTTCAACTATTCACGATACGTTCTAGAAGCAATGAAAAGGAATGCTATTGGGTTACGAAAGGATAAGTTTTTGATGTATCCTAGATTTGTGCAGATGATTCTAAATGCTCGTTATCCTGAATTGAGGAGATCGGGTAACACACTGGAGTTAAAACCCATGGGTCCTTCCTGCTTTGGTACCCTTACAACAAAGAAAGGAACAGAGAAGAAGTTTGAGGGTTTGATTGAGTTAGAGAAGTTCGGTCAGTTTGCAGAGACCGAAGATGTTGTTGAGAATCCAGTCAGGGCTCTAGCCGTACCTGCACGTGCCATAAttgctgaagaacatgacatTCAAAGGAGTACTGAAAATGAGCCAGAGCCAGAGCGTATCActattaactctgacgatgaaggtgttgagattgcatgtgattctgatgatgatgactttgaacttcctcctgaagtcAATGCTGATGCTGTTTCTACTGTTAATCCTGTGATTTCTGCTGAGAATTTGGCTCTGTTGTTAAAGAAAGTGGCTGACACGATGGGTAATCCTCCTACCAATCTGTCAGTGTCTACTGAAGAGCCTGAAGAAAGCCCAAGGGATTCTGATGATATTCCGCTAAAAAGGAAAAGACGGGATCCTAGACCCGGAATGTTTATCGAACAAAGCAAAGATCAATCCGTAACTGTTGCTGATGATGCTGAAGGTTTATATAAGTTTGATTTTGAAACAAATGTTGATGACACCACCACTACTACAGATAATTTCTTTGAGTCTGATGCTGGAATTCAAGGTGATGATACAGTTATGGCAAATGTTGAAACTCAAAGTGAAGCAGTGCCTAATGTTGAAGCTCACACTGAAGCTGGGCCCTCTGAAACTGTTAGTGCTGGACCTTCTGGTACTATTCATGAAGAACCGGGCAGTTCAAGTGGTAAACGGCCTATTGAACCACTCAGAATGCCTTTCGACAGTGAttccagtgatgatgatgagtttataAGTATGAGAGAAATGAAGAAACGTTTGGTTGTGCTCGAACAAGATTCTattcataaagatgcaaagatCATACAACTTGAAGACACCATTGTGAAGAAAGATCAACAGATTGAGCAACTGCAGGGAGATGTTGGTCTATTGTTCAATATTGTTTATGATCTGCGAGgcaagcttgaaaagaaatttggtCAAGAGTTTTCTGATCCCACTGATGTAGAGAACAGAAAGAAAGCTTTTGAGAAAGATAATGCTGAAAAAGCTGCTGCTATGGAAAAGTACTTTGAAAGggttactgatccagaagcagagaaagcgaaagcagagaggttgaagaagaagagagagtttGTAATTCTGAAGAACAAAAATGCAAATCCTGATGATGAAGATGCACGTGCTACACATCAtttgatggatgttggtgaaactctctacgaCAAGAAAGGGAATCGATCTGGTGTTGTTAGCTGGGGTTATGATCATGATCGTAACAGGTGGTGGATTAAGAGAAAAGTTGGACCAGTTGAATGGTACAAGCGTTCAGGGCAATTTCAGTCATTCACTAAGGTGGATTTAACAGATTTGGTAAataaaccttatgtggatgataagcttaATGGACCTGGTCATATGTTCTTCGAGAGATTGAAAAGGGAAGTTGCAAAAGGTTTTCCCTCGATGCGTACAGCAGATACCACTGTTAAACCAGCGAAAGGAATCAGGGATCCATATACAAACAAGCGGATGAAGATAGTGCACTGGCCCGCTACTGACAAAGAAAAGACAATTCCTTTGGTAAGAAAGATTCCGAAAGGGGCGCTGAAGACAATGCACTTTTGGGCGTATAATGAACGTCTTGGTCAAGCCgtgattgtttgtgatggagaTGAAAGCTACTGTTTGGTCGATCAGATTGATTTGTTGAATCTTGCAGTTGAAGATATTGAAGTACTGGCGAGCAACCAAATCAGAGCCACtgaaaagtatgaagaaattgctaaggggTGGACGTCTGCAGTAGCCTCTGTTATGCATATTCATAAGCGGGGATTTGGTGGATACAAGGACAATATGAGTGGTGGTCATCAAAGCAGCTGAAGACAgaagaacctgcatgcataaacctagggggagattgttggaacctgaaggtttattcatgtaggttaacaatgtttaggggttgatcttgtaattagtttgtttatgttttgggttaagcaCTTGTGGGTTGGGCTAGAATGGTAGTCGCATGGGCCTAGATTTCGGCCTACTTGTTTAGTATATAAACACCCTTAATCTATTGATTAAGGGTTGTTGACATCGAGTAGAAGGCAGGCGACACCAAGCAAGTGGAACCGAGTTCCATccgatcttgtatcagtcatcgttcagttgaatgcaagtttcggtttgttTTGTTATTCATTGTTTGTTATTTGATCTTAATATTACATCTTGAATCGCCTTGTGTTTGATTTCCGCGCTCTCACAAGgtttagattgatatcattgtgatcctcacgggttttacacaTGAGTatgctgatgtgtgtaaaatgcaacatataaattacatcaaatgaggcataaaactaacacttttttagtactaatgttggaaaaagtgtgcttttgtcttccttttgtattttcaggaacaaatgagcttaaatgaacaaaagaaacaaatatgcagcaaaatctaacataaatacaagaaaaggaataaacgtggcatgcctgacccctcgacaccatcttcccaagcaaaaacaaagaaacagaaggctgaccatggcctcgtgcccagcggacactgAGGGGTGGCCAGGTGCCTGCAGAAAAGCAAaactgtagaagcttctattcccagcacAGGGGCGCGCCCAACTCAACACTGGCCATGGTCAATGCCAAGATTCGCataatcttgcaaatcttgatagtacagatacgcttctgcacacgggggcgtgcccagccaacacgggggcgtgtggagctaatgctcacaaattgcaattaatgaagaatgAGAAAGaggacggacacggggccgtgcccaatagacatggggccgtgtccgggcttctgtgcaggatataaataggggtgcttggttcacttcatgtcacaccccaatatttccacatattacaggtgggcccggcggggagtatcgtgacgtagttgatatgaTCTTTgtcaatacacataataaatAGTACAGCAgaaggcttggtgaataaactattacaaaccataatgtctgagtgtccgaatgaaagaatatacagactggattgtaataagatccacaggcggatcacaaataaaatacaagaaaacaaaataacagacttcaggtatctaaggacttgcaagatcctcttatacgACACCTAATAGCTCCCACCTAtttacgagaggtacctgtcaatcagtctttagaaaatacgtcagtatacactgttaaatacaattaactgactcttttgaaaacatttatgaaaattgatttaagtgcacatggcacaaatcattttaacttgggacaattatttaaagataatcttgtatacagatttacatgtttgccTTACAATTGGGGCCagttggaagccggtcatgattaaccgactcaccacttatagaacccacaaaggagttatccccaacatgtgggtttatattttagcatttgcatctgtcaagtgtatgcctacaccccgtgcataggtcgtggccattttcaaatgaaatgagccgaggatatccaggacacggtcgtattaaccccccaaatgttcatgttatcaaacaagacagattaaaacgggttatgtaaatttattaatcacaatccaattaaatgatttcatacccgaccaagtggtattattataataccatatcccaagcccgtataagggaaaataagttaaaagtatttacctgagctaatgtgAAAGGTAACTCAGTCATATAATCCTAAAGCTTTATGATGATACCTTCTACTGGATGCTACTTAATCTGCAtagaaggtttaataacctattaggatgctaacgggtctttagttaagtcgaaaacttagaccggctagctagaaagaaactttacggttctaaatgctagattaagcggagaccggaatagaatgtggtttagacccgacaagcttggatacttatataatatgggtaaactaaacacattctgtaatttgaggatttaatgataaggttaaacccgtttcggctattttacgtaaactagtcacataaaccgatccgaacacataaatgcgtaacgggtaaccaaatgaattatatacaggtcttaattGTTATTACGCTTAAAATaagttaatacatcagtaggatgttaacacatatgcccaaaaagtaatttaaacaatttaagtcccgtaagggcatttggtaattttaataattatgaaacagattttataacaaactgaagttctggtcttttgtaatcagtaaaaatatttaatttatctcattacatcagtaagatattacatatatgtgaggCTTACCGTTTaaggccaaactatgccccgaaagggcattttggtcatttcacataggcttttaaGGAAATTTTGGGTAACCTGAGTTcataacttatacctactgtaataatatttaaatttgtttaaaaattcagtaggtaacaagtcttaggtgttaaatatggttttacaccatactatgcacctaattagtgtaaaactcgctaattgacgataatcaagatgtttatgtaaatctgagattttgatcagttttaaatgctcaaaataatttatttaatgtatgaaaTCAGCAGGAAAAgatttggcattcaaatcatttgttaatctcattttatgcctAAAAAGGGTATTATCATCATTAACCGAATTACACAAGAACTTTATGTTTTAAACAGAttataatctgaccaaaaatcttaaaattccttaaaaataatatctgaacagtaggtaatgagttttggttcaaaatccaagtttaagcatgtattatgcaagatatcgcaatttaattaataaaaagcttctaattacgatatcgtGGATAACTCCTATTTaagaccaagaactgatgtcaaattttcgggacaagcttatatatcagtaacaaaggtttttgtcttctcacatttctaaaaatctcatttgTTTGTCAAAAGGGCATTTACGGCATTTATAAGCATATTAACAAATCAGAACATATAACTCAAACCACTAagaaccatgcaatataactccagagggttatactactgaataatgtggtcctaatggaagcttaaaacatgggagaattatgcttaaatgggtcagaactgaaagtcaaagcaaaaaatcaagcttttgcgactttcgattATAAactgtgtaggatcgttttgacCGATCAAATGAGTCAATTTGAGTTAATACACACTATTTGAGTCACGGAAACACTCAAACAGATTAGAATCAGATAGAATGGAGTAGAAAACATATGTAGATTACTTTAACACTTGTTTCTCATTCAATAATCACGTGAAAATCCGGCAGAGTAACGTTACACAAATAGCCAGTCCGTTTAAAATGAGAAACACACAagcctatttataggcaacaTCCTTCCGTTTGAAACTGACATGACTCAGTTCAAACGGTCACCTACTaaacccttccgtttgaaagtgaCAGACCACTCTTCAAACGGAACCCCTTGAAAACATCATAAATTTACATTTCAGCCCCCTAAACTATACATACTTGACATATTTAGACCCCTAGACTTAAGACATAGGCTTTAGACATCATgaactaacaaactcccccttggatacagccggagtcttcagtcttggtctttaaATCTTCACAGGGACTTGAACGTCTCTTCATGCTGCTTAGGCTTTTTCCTCAGCAAATTCCTAAGCCTGCCATTatctttcttccttttcttctcttcctcagcTTGTATGTTCATCCACTTTCCTCGATTTTCTTCAAGCTTTCTACGTTCACGTTCAGTTTTCCTTTTGACTTTCTCTTCCAGCGACCACCAAGATGACCTCCATTTACTTTCAGAATTAATACTTTTCTGAAAGCAAAGAGTAGCAACACGTTGAAACTGCATGGCCTGCTCTTTATCTTCTGCCTGATAGTGTATCTTGTTTATGAATAGACATTCAATATCCTTCGCAGAGCAGTTCACTAACCACATAGGGTCATATACATGTATCTCTCTAATCTCCCTTCCTGCTCGATAGGTAATGACAGCCTCAGTCGAAATGTAACTGTATACCAAGCCCAAAAAGCCTTTATAGAAATCCTGCTCCATTGATGGCACTGGGATAGTCTTCATTGTCTTTGTCTTTTTACATTAAGTATCGTTTCCTCAACCCCTGTTTCCGGATCTACCCTCCGCACTCTCTTAAGGTAATGCGGCTTCCAGTGTCGAAACTCTTTCAACGATTCAAACTTTATATACCCCCACATCGGAATATCATTCTTTCGAACTGGATATCCTAAAGTTCTTACTTTTGACAGCtcatccacatcccaccatggtaatgatattatgtcatataaacgttcaaaGTACTGCACCCCGCACTCTCTCCTGATTGCATATGCATTAACATGAGGCAGGAAACCCCAGCTAATGATATCACCAAGCGACACACTTCGATCTCGTTGATAGTACTTCAATGGTCTTTTGAACTTCCTTTCGTGACTATCCTTAAACCACTTTTTCCGTTCTTCCTTTTCCCTATCTTTGGGAGTACCATCAAAGTTTTTGTATTTCAAGATCTCTACTACTTTCCTTCTCAATTCATCTCGATTCTCTTCTGTAAAGAACTCCATCAGCGTAGGCAACTGAGAAGTATCTTCATTTTCACTCTCGTCATCTgtacaatcctcaacctcaaccctgtCGTACATGTCAGCATCCTCAACATACTTATACTCGTATTCTGGTTGGTGGTTGATGTCGAATGCATTTAATTCTTcctcaaaatcaaacttgaaatcAGGATTTACCATACGCATCATTTCTTTGATTGTTCCAATGTATACGTATGAAAGTGTTCACCTTCTTCCCTGTAAGTATCCAATCTTAGAATTAACTTTTCAGAATGTTCAACATTTTGAGTATcaccagactccccctttccttTAGCTCCCCCTGACTCTTCATTCACAGAATCATTCAGAAAATCATCAACATTTCTTTCCTTGGAAGCTTCAGTCACTTTTATACCCATACCACCTTGAGCATCGTCATCGTCGTTATCAGAACCATGACTGCTTGCCGAAAAGACTTTCTCATCCTCgtcatcttcctcatcatcaccctcttcttcatcatcatcctcatcatcatcaccaactagaTCTTCAAGATGTGTTTCTTCCTCAAAAAGGCCAGATATAGCAGTTAAAGTACAGGATTCTCAACAACCAAAGAATGAACAATGGATCTCTCTGTCATTGCTGAACTACCTTCAACGCCTTTGCCTTTTTCTTTCATCTGTTTATCAATCTCAGCTTGGCGTTTAGCCCTGAGATCTTCAACTTGTATCTCTTCAAACTTTTGCTCTATTGACGTTCCAAGCatcttttcaacaactttgttTAACATATAGAACTCATGCTCTTTCATTGCTTTAGCAGCCTCAAGCTCTTTGTTTTTCATCTCGAAATATTTATTCTGTTCATCCCTGCGagccttttcttcttcaagttcagcCACTCGCACTTTCAAGATATCAATCTCTGATTGATCATTGTCAATCTTCTTCAGTAATTCTTTGTTATTAGTCTCTAGTCTCTTCACACGCATTTCAAGAATTTTCTCACGATCAGAGACTTTCTTGTTCTCAGCAGCTAATCTTTTGTTTTTAGCTATCActtcatcaactttcttttcaacattttTGACTTGTGTGGTGTTTGCAAAATCAAAGTCTCCTACTCATCAAGACTTACACTCAAATTCGAAGGAACTGCTGGAAAACCTCGATACCCTGAAGAACCAGGTGTGGTTTGAACAATAGGTTGTGAGATTGGTGGTGTTTGAAAGATTTCTTGAGATGTGAATAGGGTTCGTTGTTGTGGTGGTGAGAGATGTAGTGGTGAAACATGTGGTGATGGTGATTGATGTATTGGTGGTGTGGGTTGTCTTGGTGGAG belongs to Helianthus annuus cultivar XRQ/B chromosome 5, HanXRQr2.0-SUNRISE, whole genome shotgun sequence and includes:
- the LOC110943046 gene encoding RAB6-interacting golgin-like, with product MQTPTTSSKKKKVQEKKKMVSPKAAKRKLIIRLPKSTPKTKQPSQPPLPPKSPHKSPPKQPTPPRQPTPPIHQSPSPHVSPLHLSPPQQRTLFTSQEIFQTPPISQPIVQTTPGSSGYRGDFDFANTTQVKNVEKKVDEVIAKNKRLAAENKKVSDREKILEMRVKRLETNNKELLKKIDNDQSEIDILKVRVAELEEEKARRDEQNKYFEMKNKELEAAKAMKEHEFYMLNKVVEKMLGTSIEQKFEEIQVEDLRAKRQAEIDKQMKEKGKGVEGSSAMTERSIVHSLVVENPGDDEEDDEDEKVFSASSHGSDNDDDDAQGGMGIKVTEASKERNVDDFLNDSVNEESGGAKGKGESGDTQNVEHSEKLILRLDTYREEGEHFHTYTLEQSKK